Part of the Paenarthrobacter sp. JL.01a genome is shown below.
GGTGCGGCAGAATTCAACGCCGAAGTCGCGGTGCATCTGGGCGTACGGGTTGTCCATGCCGTTGCGGTGGTTTTTGGCCGCGATGGAACCCAGGACGTCGCCGAGGCCCGCCTCGAACCCAGGACCACTGATCGACTCGCCGTAGCGCTTGTCGTAATGCTGGGCTACCTCCGCGAACAAGCCCGTGAAACCGGTGGTCGAGGGCTTGCCGGCCATCTCATAGGACGCGCCAAGCAGCGCTGCCCCCACCACGTCGGCTCCGGCGTCGGTCATCTTTTCTGCACCGATCACCAGGACATTCCGGGCCGTGCCCGCGAGGAGTGCCTTCACTCCCTGCTGGAAAGCCGCAGAACCTGAAGCGCAAGCATTCTCGGTGCGCGTGGCTGGAACGTTGGCCAGATCCGCCGAGAGCTGTAACGCCAGCGACGAGGTGAAACCCAAGGGCTGCATGCCGGAGTTGAACTGGCCAAGGTAGATTTCGTCGATGTCCTTGGGGTCCAGGCCTGAGTTCCGGATCGCTTCACCGGCGACCTCAACGATCAGCGTCTCCAGGGTGTCGTCCGTGAGCTTGCCGAACTTGCTGTGGCCCCAGCCCGTGAGAAGGATGTCCTTCCCGAACTGTTCTTTGAGGCTCATGCCGTGGCTCCTTCCAGTGCTTCTGCTTCTGCAGCCGAGCCCTTCTCCAGCGCGACCTCGAAGGCCGCTTCTGTCTTCTCCCGGATCTCCTCCACGGTGGCGCCCGGGGCGAGCCGGGTCAGCACCAGGCGCGTGCCGCCGTCGTGCGTTTCATCGGACTCAATATCGAAAACGGCGAGATCCGTGATGATCCGGTCGACGCACTTCAGGCCCGTGAGCGGCAACGTGCATTCGGTGACGATCTTCGCGGAGCCATCCTTGGCGTTGTGCTCGGTCAGGACCACCACGCGGGGTGTACCGGCGACGAGGTCCATGGCCCCGCCCATGCCCTTGACCATCTTCCCGGGGATGGTCCAGTTGGCGAGGTCCCCGCTGCCGGAGACCTGCATGGCGCCGAGGATGGCAACCTTCACGTGGCCGCCGCGGATCATGCCGAAGGACGTGGCCGAGTCGAAGATGCTGCCGCCGGGGGTGACGGTGACGGTCTGCTTACCGGCGTTGATGAGGTCGGCGTCTTCTTCGCCTTCGTAGGGGAACGGGCCCATGCCGAGCAGGCCGTTCTCACTCTGGAGGACCACCCGCACGCCGTCGGGCAGGTTGTTGGCCACCAGCGTCGGGATGCCGATGCCGAGGTTGACGTAGTCGCCGTCGTTGAGTTCTTCGGCCGCGATGGCAGCCATCTGGTCACGTGTCCATGCCATGGTTGTGCTCCTTGGTTTTTCTTGGGCGGCTGGTTTAGACGGCCGCGGTTTCGAGGCGCTGGCGGACCGTGCGCTGTTCGATGTCCTTGACGCGGTCGGTGGCCTGCACCAATCGCTGCACGTAGACGCCGGGGGTGACGATGTGGTTCGGGTCCAGTTGGCCGGGCTCCACGATGACCTCCGTCTCGGCGATGGTCACGTTGCCTGCCGTTGCCACTACCGGGTTGAAGTTCCGCGCCGTGTAGCGGTACACAAGGTTGCCGTCGGTATCCGCGGTGTGGGAGTGGACCAAGGCGATATCCGCGGTGATGGCGCGCTCGCGGACGTACGTGACGCCGTCGAACTCTTCCAGCGGCTTGCCTTCGGCCACCAGGGTTCCCACACCGGTGCGGGTGTAGAAGGCGGGGATGCCGGCGCCGCCGGCGCGGAGTCGTTCAGCGAGGGTGCCCTGCGGCGTGAATTCGACCTCCAACTGACCGGCCAGGTACTGCTCGGCGAACAGCTTGTTCTCACCAACGTACGACGCAATGACCTTGCGCACCTGGCCCGCTTCGATGAGGACGCCCAGGCCCTTGCCGTCGATGCCCATGTTGTTGGAAACGATGGTGAGATCCTTGACGCCCGACTCTCGGACGGCGTCGATCAGGTCGGCGGGGATGCCGCTGAGGCCAAAACCGCCGACGGCGATCGTCTGGCCGTCTGCCAAAAGGTCATGTAGCGCTTGGGCTGCGCTCGCGTGGAGTTTGGACATGTGGGGCTCCTCATTGAGTGTGTATCCACTTTGTGGACGTACGCTTGTTCTGCATTGGAGCCTAGGTTTGCAGCAGTGCATGCGTCAACGGTGCGGATCTTTGGCTACTCACGCTGTGGACGCTACGCTGTGAGCTGTCCATATTGTGGACGAAATCTTTGTGAGGGGTTGTTGTGGCAGTACAGGGAGCCCAAGTGGTTGGCCGCGTGGCGTTGCTGCTGCGCCTGGTGGGTCGCAAGCCCGAAGGGACCTCGTTGGCTGGTTTGGTTCGGGAATCCGGATTGACCAGGCCCACGGTTCACCGGCTCCTGAGCTCCCTGGCTGCGGAAGGCTTGCTGGAACATGACTCCGGCACCGGAAAGTGGGTGCTGGGGCCGGAAGTTTTTCTGCTGGGCTCGGTGGCGGCCGCACGTTTTCCCATGGAAGACATAGCCCGGCCCTCCCTTCGACGCTTGGCCGCGGAAACAGGGGAGAGTGCCTTCTTCTCCATCCGCCGCGGCAACGAAACCGTTTGTGTGCTGCGTGAGGAAGGCTCGTTCCCCGTGCGATCCTTCGTGCTGCATGAAGGGGTGCGCTTCCCGTTGGGGGTAGCCTCTGCCGGGACGGCGATCATGGCGTTCCTGCCGGAGGAGGAACAGGAGTCGCTGCTGGGGGACTGGGCTGCCCACGCTGGTGACTTCGCTGCGGGGCACACTGCCGACGTCGTCCGGGGCAACCTGGAGAAGACCCGGCTTTCCGGGTATTCCGTGAATCCCGGGTTGATCTTGGAAGGCAGCTGGGGGATGGGCGCGGCTGTGTTCGACACCCAGGGGCGACCGGCGTGGGCTCTTTCGCTCACGGGAATCGAACCCCGCTTCCGCCCGGACCGCCAGGAGTTCCTCGGCAAGCTGTTGCTCGAGGAAGCGCACCGGATGACGGCCCGCTTGCAGTCCCCCAGTTGGGTGCTTTAGCTGAGGTGCAGGCGCATCAGTACGCGGGGGAATCCGTTGAGCACGGACGTGGTTTCGGCGACCTTGGTGAAGCCTGCTTTCTCAAAGAGCCTTCGCGTTCCGACGTACGCCATGGTCAGATCCACTTTGCTGCCCTTGTTGTCCACGGGGTAGCCCTCAATGGCCGGGGCGCCGTGGCTCCTGGCGAATTCTATGGCGCCTTGCAGGAGTGCGTGCGAGATCCCCTTCCCCCGATGCCCCGGTCGAACCCGGATGCACCACACGGACCAGACATCGGAGTCACCGGCATGCGGGATCTTCCGGTTCGTCGCGAAACTTGTGTCCGCACGCGGGTGGACGGCCGCCCACCCGACCACTTTGTCGCCGTCGTACGCCAAAACACCGGGAGGTGGGTCTTCGGCTACCAGCTTCTCGACGTACTTTCCACGCTCCTGGCGCTGCAGGCTCAGGTTCAGCTTGGACGGAATCCTGTAGCTCAGGCACCAGCACACGTTGGAATCGGGGCGCTTGGGTCCCACCATGGTTTTGACGTCGTCGAACTCTGTGGCGGGACGGACTTCGATAGCCATCAGCCCATCCTGTCACCGGCGCGCACGCTCCGCCAGACTGTCCAGCGTGATGACCGGATCGGGCCGCGGCCCTGCACGGATCGACTACCCGGCCGACCACTGACGCGCTTCGCGGGTGCTGCGCGCGCACCTCCTTGTGGATCGATGAACCCATCGACAATTCCACCCAGCAGCTGGTGAGGGCCGGCGTCGAACATTGGGCGGATCCGCAGATGACCCGGCCAGGTGAGACCAATACGGAGCATGGCGGCCGGTGTTCAAAAAAGTTTTTCAATCCGCACCCATCCATCCCGTCCCATCCTCCGAATAGCTGGTGAGACACAAACCGGAGGTACAGCAAGAGCGGTACTTGCGGCCCGTGTCCCACCACCCGATGGATCCAACGCCCTGGTTCCGAAAACAAGGAGAATGACATGTTGTCCACAAAGCGCCCCGCCCTCGCCTTCGTTGGCCTCACTGCAGCCACCCTTCTCGGGCTCACTGCCTGTGGTGGATCCGGCTCCTCCAGCTCGGCTTCCTCTTCGTCCGCACCGGCTCCGATGAGCTCGTCGGCGGCTCCTTCGTCGATGGCGCCGTCGCCGTCGTCGTCCGCCATGAGCAGCGCGGCCATGGACCCGGCCGCCAACCTTGTGGGCCCCGGCTGCGCCGGTTACGCCGCACAGGTTCCGGACGGTGCCGGTTCGGTACAGGGCATGGCTCAGGACCCGGTGGCTGTTGCGGCATCCAACAACCCGCTGCTCAAGACCTTGACCGCCGCTGTTTCCGGCAAGCTCAACCCCAAGGTGGACTTGGTCTCCACCCTTAACGGCAGCGAGTTCACGGTATTCGCACCGGTTGACGAGGCGTTCGCCAAGATCGACCCCGCCACCATCGAGGCGCTGAAGACCGATGACGCCACCCTCAGCAAGATCCTCACCTACCACGTAGTCCCCGGCCAGATCACTCCGGACAAGATCGTCGGCACCCACAAGACTGTCCAGGGTGGCGAAGTGACGGTTGCCGGCACCAAGGACGCCCTCACGGTTGATGGTGGTGCCAAGGTGATTTGCGGTGGCGTCAAGACCGCCAATGCCACGGTCTACCTGATCGATTCGGTGCTGATGCCCAAGTAGGCTCTGGCCTCACGCAGCAGCCTCAACCAGCAGCACACAAAAAAGCAGGCGCCGGGATTCCGGCGCCTGCTTTGTTGTTTGAAGGGACTAGTTGTTCAGCTCGCTGTCGACGTATGAGCCGGGGCGGCTGTGTTCGGAACCGCAGGGGCAGTGGTCAAGCTGGATACGGACCGTCATGGGCTTGGAAGCGTCCAAGGTGAGGGTCACATCGTTTGACTGGCTGCTGAGGCGGACGGTTCCTTCGGTGGTTACGTAGGACATTGGGGACCTGACTGTGAGTGGGGAAACTGGGACTGTAGCGGGGCCGGCTACTTGCTGCCCGAGCTCAGCGGAGGCTTGCCAACCAGCGGGATGGTTCCCGTGGCCGTTCCGCCCGGACAATCGGATTCGTTGCACTTCTCCGCGCACTCGTGCTTGGTGACGAGGTCGAATTGCACGCCGCCATGTTGTTCCACACCCGTGCGGATGGCACGGTCCACCACGGACGTGGCCAGCCGCCTGTGCAGCGACAACGGATCGCGCCGGAGGTCCTTGGTCAGTGCGAAGCAGAGCAGCAGCATCACGATCACGAACGGCAGTGCCGCCACGATAGTGACTCTTTGCAGCCCGGCCAGCGCTTCGGATGGTTCGTCACCACCAGCCAAAAGCATGACGGCGGCAACGGCACCTGTGAGGCTTCCCCAGAAGATGACGACGGCGCGGCGCGGGTGCTCTGCCCCGTTGGAGCTGAGTGATCCCATGACGATGGAGGCCGCGTCGGCGCCCGTGATGAAGAAGATCGCCACGAGCACCATGGCCAGCACGATGACAGCGGCAGTAGCCCATCCGGGCATACCGAGGTTCTTGACCAGATCGAAGAGCGCGCCGTCGAAGTTGACGGACGGGACGCCGTTGGTCGTGGTCACCAGGCCGGGGGTGCCGGCCTTGTCCGCTTCCTGCTGGATGTTGAAAGCGGCTCCGCCGAAGATTCCGAACCAGATCACGCTGACAATGCTGGGCACCAGCAGCACGCCGGTGACGAACTGGCGGATGGTGCGCCCGCGGCTGATGCGGGCGATGAAGAGGCCTACGAAGGGCGTCCATGAAATCCACCAGGCCCAGTAGAAGATGGTCCAGCTGGTCATCCAGCTGCGCAATGCCTCGTCGCCCACGGCTTCTGTCCGGGATGACATTTCAGCGAGGTCGCGGGCATAGTCGCCGATCGCGGAGGGGATGAGGTTGAGGATGAACAGGGTGGGGCCTGCGACGAACACGATGAGCGCCAGCACAACGGCCAGCACCATGTTGATGTTGGAGAGCCACTGGATTCCCCGGCTGATCCCGGAGACGGCTGAGGCCACGAAACAGAAGGTCAGGATGGCCACGATGACCACCAGCACAGGAGTGCCCACCTCACCGAGCCATCCGTTCGATGTCATGCCGCTGCCGATCTGCAGGGCACCAAGGCCCAGGGAAGCGGCGGTGCCGAAGAGCGTCGCGAAGATGGCCAGGATGTTGATGAACTTGCCAACGGGTCCCTCAACCATCCGGATACCGAACAGGGAAGTGAAGGCCGCGGACACCAACTGCCTGCGGCCCAGGCGGTACGTTCCGTAGGCCATGGCGATGCCAACCACTGCGTACATGGCCCAGGGGTGGAGGGTCCAGTGGAAGATCGAGGTGGCCATTGCGGTCTGGATGGCGGCCGGCGTGCGGCCGTCAACGGTTCCCGGTGGGGGAGAGATGTAGTGGTAGAGCGGCTCGGCCACACCGTAGAACATGAGGCCGATTCCCATGCCTGCGGCAAACATCATGGCTACCCAGGAAACTGTGCGGAATTCAGGCTTCTCGCCGTCCTTGCCAAGCGGGATGTTGCCGAATTTGCCCAATGCCAGCCACAGTACAAAGACGACGAACAAGGAGGCGAGGACCATGAACAGCCAGCCTGTGTATTCCATGACCCAGTTCAGGGCACCTTTGGACGTTTCCGAAAGGCTGTCGCGTCCCACAAAGCCCCAGACCACGAAGGCGACGGCGATGGCGCCCGTGATTCCGAAGGTGACTTTGTCGAGCGTAAGTTTCTGGTTCCGGCGGGCCGTCACGGCCTGCTCGGTCCTGGCGTGGCGCAATTCCACCAGGATCTGTTCGTATTCTTCAGCATCGGGGAGGGTTCCTGCGCCCCCGTCCTCGCCATTGAGGGCTGTCTGATTTCGTGAATCGGGGGAGGCGCTGATGATTTCCTCAGGAACCTCCACGTGGACGGGGTGGGCCGCTGAACTACCTGCCGGACGATCGTCGGCTGGTAACTCCTCCGGTGTTAAGGGTTTTGTGTCACTGTTTGTAGCCATGAGCGGGTCCTTTGCTCGGCGAGTCATGGTTTTTCTTTGATGAATGCCTTAACGGCCTGCATTCGAAAGGGAGATTGTTTCGTTCCGCATGAATCAACACGATTCGCGCTAAGCAACAGAGTGCGCCGCGTCACACGGCAAAGTCAAGGCTTTTCGGCTCTTTGACGGCAAATTGATATATCAATTGGCCTTGAGGTGGAGCGTTGCTACACCTCGCGGTGCCTGTACCCCATCCGGGCGCTGATGGTAAGTCCGGCCTCACGTAGCCCGTCGATAAGCCCGGGCTGGTCCTCCGGCGAAAAACGGAACGCCGGGCCGGAAATACTCACCGAAGCGATCACGCTGCCTGTGTGGTTGTAGATAGGCACGGCCACCGCCGTGAGCCCGATTTCAAACTCTTCGTGGACCACGGCGTACCCATTGCGGGCCACCTCCAGCAGCTGCTTCTCCAACTCGCCGCGGTTAGTCACGGTCCGTGGTGTCCGGGCCGGCAGGCCGACCGCCTTGAAGACCTGGGTTCGTTCGTCTGCGGTGAGCGCAGCCAGGAGGACCTTGCCGCTGGAGGTGGCGTGCAACGGCGTCAGGCTCCCCACCCAGTCGTAGGTCGCAAGTGTTGAAGGCCCCATGGCCTGGTCCACGTTGACCGCATAATTGGACCTCAAAACGGCCAGGTTGACTGTTTCCTTGTAGTCGTGGGCAAGGGACTCCAGGACTTCCCGGGCCTCGTGCACCACGCTGAGCCTTCCGGGTATGGAGGATGCCAGCCGGAGGATGCCAAAGCCCAGCTGGTACTTGCCGCGCTCACTGTTCTGCCGGACCAGGTCCCGGCCCACAAGGGATCCGACCAACCGGGACACGGTGGATTTGTGGACCCCCATTTCCTCGGCGATCTCGCTGACTCCGGCATCGCCTTCCCGGGCCAGGATTTCCAGGATCTGCAGGGCGCGGTCCACCGACTGGACGCCTCCGCCCTGGGAATCCGCGTCCAAGTCCGGGTTGCTGCGTGCGGCCATGGTGCCTCGTGTGTCGTTGTCCAGGCAGGCAGCCCTGGGCTTAATAGCCCTGAACGGCCTGCACCCTCGTCCCTCCTCATCCTAGACGGACTTCTCCAAGCTGCCCGGGCGCTGTCCACGGCAGGGGCAGGACGGGAACCGGCTCGCCGGCCGCTGCGCCTTCGGGCGGCACTGCCATGTATCCGGCGGCCCACGCGAGCCCGCGCATCATCCCCGGACCCGTGTGGGAGGCGGGGAATACGAGGCCATGCACAATGTTGCAGGGCAAGAGGCGTGTCTTACCGGGGCAGGGCTCGATGTCTTCGCCGGAGAGCAGGGGTGTGGCTTCCCGGAAGGCCCGGTTTCCCAGGGCCGCGAGCAGCGGCTCCCCCAGGGTCATCAGTGACAACATGGCCGCCAGCGGATTGCCCGGCAGTCCGAGGATGAAGCGGCCGTCGGGAAGTTCGGCCATCACCGCAGGGTGGCCCGGACGCATGGCAAGGCCGTCCAGCAGGAGCCGCCCGCCGAGGGCTTCGACGGCCGCACGGAAGTGGTCCGTCCCGGATTTGCCGGTTCCGCCGGTGGTGATGGTCACGTCAGGCCGCTGCCCGGCTCCGGCGCCGGCCAGCGCTGCCAGCCATTCTTCGTACGAGTCGCCGATCCGTGTCTGCCCCAGCGCAATCCCTCCGAGCTGTGGAATGACGGCCTTGAGCTGCGGGCCGAAGGCGTCGCGCACCTGACCTGGCGCCGGCTCACCTGAGGTGATGACTTCCGAGCCCGTCAGTACGACGGCGACCCCCGGCTTGCGCTGCACCAGGACCTGGTCGTGTCCCGCCACAGCGGCGAGGGCAAGGTGTGCCGGATTGAGTACCGTTCCGGCAGGGATGAGGATGTCCCCGGCGGTGGCTTCTTCGCCGGCCGGACGGATGTGCCGCCCGGGGCGTATTTCGCCTGGTTGTGCGTCGGGCAGCAGGGTGAGGACTCCGCCGTCGTCTATCCGTCCGCTTTCCTTGCGAAGCACGCTGGTGGCGCCTGCAGGAATCAGGCCGCCGGTGGCGATGATGCTGGCTTCGCCGGCGGACAAACAGTGCCCGGACCCGACGATCGCCCACGGGCCCACGCCGTTAATGGCCCAGCCGTCCATGGCCGACGACGCGTAGTGGGGGAGGTCCATGCGCGCAATGACATCCTGGGCCACTGCACAGCCGACGGCCATATCCAGGCCCGTTGTCGTGGAAGGCAGCGGAACGGCGCAGCGGTAGGCGAGTTGCCGCGCTTCTTCCCAGGTGGTGGCGTGGTCCGACCGGACCGGTAACTCCTTGTGTGCAAGCATGGGTGTCCGCTTCCTGGGTGGTGCTTTGTGATGGGGCACAGATGCCGGGGACTGCACGGCCTTCCCGTAATGCTGCCGCGCCGTCCCCGGCATCTGTTGGGTACGTACCTAAACCCGGTGTACTAGTTCTTCACATAGCCGTTCGGGTTCAGTACGAACTTTGTTGCCGCGCCGGCGTCGAACTCAGCGTACCCGCGCGGTGCGTCTTCGAGCGGGATGGCTGTTGCGTTGACGGCCTTGGCGATCTGGACCTTGTCGTGGAGGATCGCCATCATGAGTTGGCGGTTGTAATTCATGACCGGGCATTGTCCGGTGGTGAACGACAGGGACTTGGCCCAGCCGGTGCCCAGGGACAGCGAGAGGGATCCGTGCTTGGCGGCTTCGTCGATTCCGCCCGGATCGCCCGTGACGTAGAGGCCGGGGATGCCCAGGGCGCCACCGGCTGCAGTGATGTCCATCAGGGAGTTCAGCACGGTGGCCGGGGCCTCATGCGAAGCGTCCTTGCCGTGTCCACGTGCTTCGAAGCCCACGGCGTCAACGCCGCAGTCCACTTCGGGCACGCCGAGGAGCTGCTCGATCTGGTCCTTGGGATCGCCCTGCGAAACGTTGACGGTTTCGCAACCGAAGGACCGTGCCTGGGCCAGGCGGTCTTCGTTCATGTCGCCCACAATCACGACGGCGGCCCCCAACAGTTGGGCGCCGACGGCGGCGGCGATACCCACGGGACCGGCTCCTGCAACGTACACGGTGGAACCGACTCCGACGCCGGCGGTGACGGCGCCATGGAAGCCGGTGGGGAAGATGTCCGAGAGCATGGTCAGGTCCATGATCTTCTCAAGGGCCTGGTCGCGGTCCGGGAAGCGCAGGAGGTTCCAGTCAGCGTAGGGGACCAGGACGTATTCTGCCTGGCCGCCCACCCAGCCGCCCATGTCCACGTAGCCATAGGCACTTCCGGGACGGTCGGGGTTGACGTTGAGGCAGATGCCGGTCTTCTGCTCCTTGCAGTTTCGGCAGCGTCCACAGGAGATGTTGAACGGCACCGAGACGATGTCACCGACTTTGATGAATTCGACGTCGGGTCCCACCTCCACTACTTCGCCGGTGATTTCGTGGCCGAGCACCAGGTTCTTGGGCGCGGTGGTGCGCCCGCGGACCATGTGCTGGTCAGAACCACAGATGTTGGTGGTGACTGTCCGCAGAATGACACCGTGCGGGACTTTCCTGCCGACGTTGGCAGGGTTGACGCCGGGCCCATCCTTGAGCTCAAACGTTGGGTAGTCGGTGTCGATGATTTCGACGACACCGGGTTCCTTGTAGGCGACTGCTTTGTTTCCTGACATGGTTACTCCCTGTTCCTTGCTGTTGTTGAACTGCCCGCCCAACGGTCCGAAAGCGGTGCTTCGATGAGAAATACCTCCCCAGGTTTCAGGACACCGAAGCACCATTCACGGACCGTTGAACGATTGGTCATACGGACAAATGGACGTTTTCTATAGCATTCAGGCCCTCTCCAGCCGGATGATCACGGATTTCGAGGTAGGCGTGCCGCTGGTGTCAGCGACAGAGTCCAGGGGCACCAGGACGTTGGTCTCGGGGTAGTACGCAGCGGCGCAGCCCTTCGGCGTCGAGTACGACACGATGCGGAAGTCCTCGGCCCGGCGATCGATCCCCTGGAATTCGGAGATCAGGTGGACCATGTCTCCATCGGCAAATCCGAGTTCCTGGATGTCCTCGGCGTTGATGAGCACCACACGCCGGCCACCGTGGATTCCCCGGTAGCGGTCGTCCTTGCCATAGATGGTGGTGTTGTACTGGTCGTGGGAGCGCAGGGTCTGAAGGACCAGCCTGCCGGGCGGGACCTTTATGTACTCAAGCTCATTGCCGGTGAAGTGGGCCTTCCCGGAGGCGGTGTGGAACTTCCTGGCGTCGCGCGGGGGATGCGGCAGTACGAAGCCGCCGGGGTGCTGGATCCGGGCCTCGAAATCCTCGAAGCCGTCAAACACCGCCTCGATGTGTTTCCTGATCAGCGTGTAGTCGTCCCTCATGGCCAACCAGGAGGCTTTGGGGGTGTTGGGCAGGCGACGGTGGCCGTCGGTGAACAGCTTGTCGGCGAGGTTGCAGACGATCGCGACTTCAGAGTGGAGGTGCTCACTGGCGGGCTTGAGCCTGCCGCGGGAAGCGTGCACCGCACTCATGGAGTCCTCAACGGTGACCCGCTGGTCGCCCGTGCGCTGGGCATCCTTTTCGGTTCGGCCGAGGGTCGGCAGGATCAACGCGCGACGGCCCGTGGACAGGTGTGAGTGGTTGAGCTTGGTGGAGATCTGCACCGTCAACCGGGTGTTGGCAAGGGCCTGTTCGGTAACCTCCGAATCAGGGGCCGCCCGGACGAAGTTGCCGCCCATTCCCATGAAGAAGCGGACGTTTCCGTCCCGCATTGCACGGATGGCGGCCACGGTGTCAAAGCCGTGTTCCCGGGGTGAGCGGAACTCGAATTCCTGATCCAGACGGTCGTGGAAGGTTTCCGGCATCTTCTCGAAGATACCCATGGTGCGGTCGCCTTGGACGTTGGAGTGGCCGCGCACCGGACACACGCCGGCACCGGGCTTTCCGATGTTGCCTTGGAGCAGCAGCACATTCACAACATCCCTGAGCGTGGGGACGGAGTGCTTGTGCTGGGTCAGTCCCATGGCCCAGCACACGATCGTGGTATTGGAGGCCAGAAGGCGTTCGCCGGTCGCGTGCAGCTGCTCGAGTGTGAGTCCGGTGGCTTCGACGATGTCGTCCCACTCCACCTTCTCCAGGTAGCGCAGGTATTCGTCGATGCCCACTGTGTGGTCATTGATGAAGGCGTGGTCCAGCACGGCCTCCAGGCCGGGAGTTGCCCGGCCCTCGGTTTCGGCCTCCAGCAGGTATTTGCCCAGGCCCTGGAACAGGGCTTGGTCCCCGCCGGCGCGGATCTGCAGGAAGTCGTCGGTGAGCCTGATGCCGGAAACTACGCCCTGGACGTGCTGCGGGTTCTCAAAGTGGAGGAGCCCGGCCTCGGGAAGCGGGTTGACGGAGACAATGACCGCCCCGTTTTTCTTGGCCTTTTCCAGCGCGCTGAGCATCCGGGGGTGGTTGGTACCGGGGTTCTGTCCTGCCACAAAGATCAACGACGCCGTTTCAAGGTCGGTCAGGCTGACGGAACCTTTTCCGATGCCTATGGTCTCCACCAGGGCGGAGCCGGAGGACTCATGGCACATGT
Proteins encoded:
- the fdhA gene encoding formaldehyde dehydrogenase, glutathione-independent; protein product: MSGNKAVAYKEPGVVEIIDTDYPTFELKDGPGVNPANVGRKVPHGVILRTVTTNICGSDQHMVRGRTTAPKNLVLGHEITGEVVEVGPDVEFIKVGDIVSVPFNISCGRCRNCKEQKTGICLNVNPDRPGSAYGYVDMGGWVGGQAEYVLVPYADWNLLRFPDRDQALEKIMDLTMLSDIFPTGFHGAVTAGVGVGSTVYVAGAGPVGIAAAVGAQLLGAAVVIVGDMNEDRLAQARSFGCETVNVSQGDPKDQIEQLLGVPEVDCGVDAVGFEARGHGKDASHEAPATVLNSLMDITAAGGALGIPGLYVTGDPGGIDEAAKHGSLSLSLGTGWAKSLSFTTGQCPVMNYNRQLMMAILHDKVQIAKAVNATAIPLEDAPRGYAEFDAGAATKFVLNPNGYVKN
- a CDS encoding FdhF/YdeP family oxidoreductase, whose amino-acid sequence is MATKAPDGNIDESKLTVTKPKTKAVGIPAVANALKISLEQMGPVRSVQTLLAVNQLDGFDCMGCAWPEHEKRNAAEFCENGAKAVAEEATRRRVTPEFFAKYSVAELKTRDDYWLGQQGRLTHPMVLEEGATHYTPIEWDAAYELMAEELRSLESPDQAVFYTSGRTSNEAAFVYQLLVRGLGTNNLPDCSNMCHESSGSALVETIGIGKGSVSLTDLETASLIFVAGQNPGTNHPRMLSALEKAKKNGAVIVSVNPLPEAGLLHFENPQHVQGVVSGIRLTDDFLQIRAGGDQALFQGLGKYLLEAETEGRATPGLEAVLDHAFINDHTVGIDEYLRYLEKVEWDDIVEATGLTLEQLHATGERLLASNTTIVCWAMGLTQHKHSVPTLRDVVNVLLLQGNIGKPGAGVCPVRGHSNVQGDRTMGIFEKMPETFHDRLDQEFEFRSPREHGFDTVAAIRAMRDGNVRFFMGMGGNFVRAAPDSEVTEQALANTRLTVQISTKLNHSHLSTGRRALILPTLGRTEKDAQRTGDQRVTVEDSMSAVHASRGRLKPASEHLHSEVAIVCNLADKLFTDGHRRLPNTPKASWLAMRDDYTLIRKHIEAVFDGFEDFEARIQHPGGFVLPHPPRDARKFHTASGKAHFTGNELEYIKVPPGRLVLQTLRSHDQYNTTIYGKDDRYRGIHGGRRVVLINAEDIQELGFADGDMVHLISEFQGIDRRAEDFRIVSYSTPKGCAAAYYPETNVLVPLDSVADTSGTPTSKSVIIRLERA